Genomic segment of Mytilus edulis chromosome 12, xbMytEdul2.2, whole genome shotgun sequence:
agtgtaatttttctgacaaaatggttggttcaaaatttctgaaacttttatatttttgttaaaggatcAAAGTTagtactttgtcaaaattttatgaaaattaaacgagccaaatttattttaatgaaagtgtttggtaccaccttaaatgatcTTTAGCATTCCTCATCGTTTTTATGTAGTTCTAATCAGGAGTGAATCTATTTTTCTAACTGGACTTAAATACAGAGTAACATGTTTAGCTTTCAAACCAATCTGAGCATCAAGGTTTTGTCTTTTTAAGATATTATTTATTTGATGAGTATTGTTGCATTtaagttggaaaaaaatttaaaacactgTAAATATCTATCTTAAGTATATAGCTATCAAACTGTTATTATGTTATAATGCAGTTTTAAACTTTAGTTGTTAAATAAGTCATTGTATTTTGAAGTTaaataattttgactttttttataacTTAACAAATTTTTTATTGTAATAGTTGAtagaatttaaaatatgaattttacatACTTGTAAAATGTGAAACTTATAGTTGTCATAgcaacagaaaataaaaataaaagaagaaactGAAATCTATTCTGGTCATCTCATCTTTACCATTTACAGCAAGGCCAAGATAAGTTCTGTTGATGAGGTCAAGGGGAGATTACTCCAGTTATTGCTGAACCAATCACAGGGCCTGCTGATGAACTCTGGCTGTCCTATCGAAAAGGTTAGTACctctaaatatgaataaacaataaatactagaGAAAATCAATGAGAATGCAATGGTAGTCTTAAGGAGACTTGTGATGAATACTAACTCTGCCATggcaaggggagataattactttcaaattgaaaaaaggaGAAATTAAATAGTTTGTAAAAGAAGACATTTCCACAGAGAGAAAACATACTGATGAGAAAAAACATCTTTTAACTTGGAAATATGATTGTACAATAGTTTTTAACATAAAAAGCtatacatttcatttttaaattgtgCCCTGACAGATTTTCAATGCATATTCATAACACAATTTGATTGAAGCTGAATTGAAACTTTTAATAtgtgtttcattaaaaaataaataaatgaataaacaaattcgtttatcatgtatatagttaTTGTCAAAAGGTATTTTGgtggtgtttttttgttgtttttttgtttgttttttttaaagttttatcaatTACTTCTAATTTTGGTTGTGTATCTATCATCAATTTagaatctttatttcatttttgaactGAAGGAGCCAGATCTTATCagtttatatataaaagtttaatgAATGAAAAGtgtacatatatatgtagctGTTTATGTCACGTGAAAGCTAGTCCATGGACTGAAAAAAACAAGAGACATTAACTGATCATCATGTGATCTTTACTGAGTTTtaatacagttaaaaaaaaacacagaatttTACGTATAATATAGgaacaattttttcaaatttgatttaatttgctaaaagtgatgtttttcttttatttcagtcTCTTCTTACCACATTTGCCAAAGGTGATGCTTACGCTAATTTATCACCGGAACTTCGACAAGCTTTTGACAAATGGTATGCAGAGCAGATTCGTAGTGTCAAGCCAGAGGAGAGTAGAAATACACACGAAACATCTCCAGAAAAACAGGTGGAGACCATTCAACATACAGAATCTACATCAGTTTCATCTACTATGCCATCGGCCATTACTTCCTCACCCCACTTTCACTGTAAGACAAGAATGAGAACTTCGTTTGACCCAGAACATGAGATTCCTAGACTTCAGAGATGGTTTCAGGACAATCAGCACCCCACACGAGAACAGATGATACATTATTTAGACGAGTTAAACTCGCTCGACGCTAGAAAAGGTAGAAGGCCGTTAGACTTGACCAATATTATTTATTGGTTTAAAAATGCAAGAGCTGCCCATAGGAGAGCTTCTAGACAATTTGACGGAGATGGATCATTTGATTTGGAGGATGGACAGGGAACTAGTCTTACCGGTGACCAGAACTTACCTTATCTTCCTAATAAGAATGCAGTATACATGCTCCCTTACCCCATTCATGGTCATCATTTCCCTACAACTGAGGATTCTCGTCTCACTTCTGAAACTGCCAAAGGtcaaaacatatcaaatgaagattCTCGGGAACCTTTTGATTTATCACAATCTCGTACTTCTAGTCAAAGTAAATCTCCTGTTGAAATAAAGAGAGAAGTTACCTCCCCTTTAATCAAAGAAACAGGGAGTGTTCAACTGAAACAGGAAGCAGACGACACTGAAAACAACAACAAGAGCAGTCCTGCAGTGAATGGTTGTAATAAATCTGATGTATCTAGTCCAAGAgaaacaaataattatgatggCAATAGTAAGATGAATTCTGATTCAGAAATGGATGATTCTGAGTTTGAAGATGATAAATCTAATGTTGGGTCAGATTCTAGTCACGAAGCAGCCAATCTGTCAATCAAAAATATGGAGAATCAGGGTTTCCTTAGCAACGGACTTGCACATTTGCCAAAAACATCAACAGGGCTTCATCAACCATTGCACATTCCGCATTTCCCGCACCCATTAGCTATGCACTATTTTCCAATGAATACTCATTTTATGGCGCAGCAAGCTGCACGGTACAAtcaacaacaacagcaacaacagACGTCACAGATGTCAAGGTCAAACTCATCAAGCAATACTCATCGCAAGAGACGCACCCGTGTGTTTATAGACCCCATGTCAGAAATACCGATACTAGAAAAATGGTTTGCGGAAGACACTCATCCATCTTCATACATGATTGATAAATATACAGATGAACTGAATCGTTCTGAATATAGACAAAAGTTTCCAAGATTGGAACCGAAAAATATTCAGTTGTGGTTTAAGAATCATCGTGCTAAAGTGAAACGAATGCGCTTGTCGCAGGATTACGATCACATGGATCAAGTAATGTTAGATTCAGACGACCAGAGTGACATTATCAAAAGAGAGATTCATTCATAAATTGTTGGTGATAATATTacatgttttgttatatatatatatattattggaCTATGTAGGACTCGTGTTGTGTATTGCATCTTAGGtgctagtttaaaaaaaatttgtgtgAAATTTACAGATTGTAAATTTTTCAGGGAATTTTAACGCTTAATGATGGTATTGATTTGATGGATGTTTTTTTGTCTTCTACGCATTATCATCTTCTAAGTttttttgcaagatcaccaaaaaaaaaaatttgcagcaATACATTAActgaatttttgttttatgaagtttctttatctgttgaaatataaaattttattttttttctgatatttttagTATGCATTCATAAAACTTGAACTGTTTCAGATTACGCAATAAGGTATTCACTAAGcaatatttttcattcttttgtcaaatttttatacacaaatgccataaaaaaaaataattctgagaTGGAGTCTCTTTTAAGAGGTTGTATTATGCTGGTGCCAATAGTATTGAAAACCTAAACAGCAAtagattttgaatttttatgtatataaatataaggagatgtggggtTATGTctgaaaatatttgtattttattagttAGAAATACTGTCTCGAAAAAATTGGCATAATATTAAAAATGTTGCCATGTAATAATATACTTTAGCAATAATGTTGAAATattgtgtattatttttaatgttatgTATCATGCAATCAATTATTTACTcactaaaaatatttttactcaAAAATTGTCCTGAAAATTCTATTCAGATTATTTTAATCATGTGTCAAATTCATGTGCATGGCATAAGTAGAAAAATCAGGATTGTTATTTTTGGTGAAAGGAAttgtcttttttataaatatttatttttgaactcTCAAGCATCAATTCAAACACTATGAGTATGTATCAGTcagttttgtgtgtgtgtatgtcTGCTCTGTTATCTGTTTGTTAAGtctcttcatttaaaaaaatatttatcatttttgaatACATAGGCAAACTGACTATTTATGAATTCTACTCCTTCAAAACTATATGGGTTATTTCCCCTTAAAGAGAACTTTTCAGACTTTACTAAATATACATTGAATTTTAATAGCATTCACAACTTTAAGGCATGTTATTGCTTAACATGGGATTGCTTGCTTATGAATCATGAATTGGCCATTTCAttgaaaatgagaaaaattgtaaaTATCCCTTTAGATTACTATTGTCATGTGACTCTAGAATACTATTGTCATGTGACTTTAGATTACTATTGTCATGTGACTTAATTCCTGGAAGATGACCATTCCCTAGTATTAAACTGCTCAGATTGGCATGGCTTATTTGTTTAGACAAGGACTTTTGTCTGCATTGCATGATTGTATAACAATGGtgtctgttttaaaaaaaattgtggaacatatttaaatgttcaagttttaaaaaaccCAACAATTTGCTAACATAAGGTGATTTTACCTAGTAATGTCACATTCATTCATAGTTAGTGCATGCAAAACATTATTCTGCTAACAAAATTACACCTCTAACCCGCAAAATCATTTGCCATTAAAAGCATGGagcattatttttataaattacatattcaaatttgtatgaaatttttcagtAATGTAAAGCTAAGATTTATCATCTTAACCAGACTCAATTGTTTAATTGATATAAGTGTCAGTACAGACTTAAGTTTTTTTCTATCCAATCAGATTAGGTGTTACAAATTTGTATGCTAACACTGATCATGCTTTGGATCATATGCTTTATAGAAGTAAGGGAGATCACTCATTGcatcatttaaacaaataaatacctcagtgggatttttttttagagtGTATAAGATTAAGGAGATGAAGCAACACATTACCCGTTTGTCTTTCAAGCTAAAAAAAGGtgaaaacaaatcatttaatcattttttttagggGACACATGCTATAAGAAGTATGTGTTGTTATCATTAAATATTAATGGCATCATTTAGACTGAATGATTTATAATTTACTGTGAAGAGTTACAACACTGTGTTATAATTGTCTAAAGTTCCATTTATTTATGTTATAACTCCCCCCTAGTTTACTGGAAATAGGTACACGTTTCCTGAAGTCAATCTTCATTgagaaataactttttttctgTGTCTCTAAACCTTAGACTTGTGCTTTGCTATTTTTTGTGTTCACTGTAAAAATCTAGTGCTCTAGTTTAAATTGTACATATATTGGCAGTAATAAAAACTAATTTATATCATGATCATTTGTATATATCATTGATTGACCAGAAATTTGGTAATTAAAAAATGGATATGAAAATATGGTGTTAAAACTTGTCAGATATTATGTTATTtatgaaaacattatttttatctCGACTAATGATGTTAAATAGACGTGTGGATTTAAAATCCATTAAAATGCtgcatgaaaaaataataaatgcttaatatatatttatttccgtATGTCAAATTGCAATAGTTATTTTctgtatgtagttttaaaattcaaaatgataaagatatattttattgccattttctttttttttaatcgacaaataaaatctttcaaaaatttgaaagcaTATGCTTATGAACTGAAAATGACAAATTGCCACATTTTCCTTTATAAATGGGAATTTATAGGCACTAATTTTTtcaggttaataaaaaaaaattaaggattcATTATAATTTCTGACAGTCTTTTATCTATCCTCACGGGGATGATGAGGTGATAAACAAttctatttttatcttttaaaaaactaaatgatatgaattaaatctatatatagaaaataactGTTGTTTTGCTTGTATTATAAACAGCACtgagatttatatatatacaaaaaaaaatgttaagagtAACAGAAAAAGATTTTTTCGTTTCAAGAAAACACATTGAATATCCCTTTCAAATATTTgacaatcaaattcaaatttgaacattattttcaattttttataataatatgtGGTTTTGGAAAGTAAATTCCCTGAATAAAAATAAGGACAAAGTTATTTATGACTGATTTCTATAACTTAGTAGATAGCTAaacattaacatgtttttttgagttttttttatcgATGATTTAAAATGTTATCAGACATACTATGGTTACTTTGTGACCTACTTCCTCATGTCACGCTATAAATGTTAGTGCTGTTTATATACCCTCTATACTTTCCAAATTGTATACATTCCTCTTGTATATTGGTGTATACTGCTTACCAAACAAGTCCACAATTTAAAGCCTGTCATTCGATCATTCAAAAAAGAAATAACTATATGAATTTCTTAGTTATGAAGTCAGAAACtagaggactatgggtaatttcattgttcgtacacaaaaatgaaagtaatgaatgttttaaaccaatcacaaggttttggtgtacgcttttgaatatattacccagaatgcattagattatGAAATGGCAAATTGGGATGAGAAGTTGATCAATTTGAGCTACAAAAATGACCTGTCGGCAAGCAGTATATACTAACAATATTTTTAGTTATTAGTCATAGACGTAGGTGCTAatagtatacactatttttattttaactgttgTATTACTTTTAGAAGACATTTGCAAtaatttattgttgttttaataCTCTTTACAGCTATTTTTAGACTTGTTTTGACTTGTTGAAGAATTTTAAACTCGCAATAATAGATTTGTGGCAATTATACAGTTTTAGAAAAATGTTATGGTTTGAAATGCAACATTtcattataatcatgataatggtaaCTAATAActgcattttaattttattttgaattatatgaTTTG
This window contains:
- the LOC139498391 gene encoding homeobox protein dve-1-like, yielding MDFHAAMETFAEAWVAANVHTAVNTDPGQINKQSQNMEDQTTNVLKDHPKVIANHQQPPTSQPTSPTAGAKSLPIHCVVEQTSGPVSFDDDGSSHYTVELDSYAILPCTTLFSELVRAALVKLGYNSTESMNAKGAIQIKNWRPLTFEAISNNSKSTVEDILGELTQVAKLRIRLCSKAKISSVDEVKGRLLQLLLNQSQGLLMNSGCPIEKSLLTTFAKGDAYANLSPELRQAFDKWYAEQIRSVKPEESRNTHETSPEKQVETIQHTESTSVSSTMPSAITSSPHFHCKTRMRTSFDPEHEIPRLQRWFQDNQHPTREQMIHYLDELNSLDARKGRRPLDLTNIIYWFKNARAAHRRASRQFDGDGSFDLEDGQGTSLTGDQNLPYLPNKNAVYMLPYPIHGHHFPTTEDSRLTSETAKGQNISNEDSREPFDLSQSRTSSQSKSPVEIKREVTSPLIKETGSVQLKQEADDTENNNKSSPAVNGCNKSDVSSPRETNNYDGNSKMNSDSEMDDSEFEDDKSNVGSDSSHEAANLSIKNMENQGFLSNGLAHLPKTSTGLHQPLHIPHFPHPLAMHYFPMNTHFMAQQAARYNQQQQQQQTSQMSRSNSSSNTHRKRRTRVFIDPMSEIPILEKWFAEDTHPSSYMIDKYTDELNRSEYRQKFPRLEPKNIQLWFKNHRAKVKRMRLSQDYDHMDQVMLDSDDQSDIIKREIHS